In one Balaenoptera musculus isolate JJ_BM4_2016_0621 chromosome 20, mBalMus1.pri.v3, whole genome shotgun sequence genomic region, the following are encoded:
- the LOC118886428 gene encoding Golgi apparatus membrane protein TVP23 homolog B isoform X2 has translation MVGLRWWNHIDEDGKSHWVFESRKASPQDSKTVSEAESRIFWLGLIACPVLWVIFAFSALFSFRVKWLAVVIMGVVLQGANLYGYVRCKVGSRRNLTSMATSYLGKQFLRQTTGDDQTS, from the exons ATGGTTGGCCTGCGCTGGTGGAATCATATTGATGAAGATGGAAAAAGCCATTGGGTGTTTGAGTCCAGGAAG GCCTCTCCTCAAGACAGTAAAACTGTTTCAGAGGCTGAGTCAAGAATCTTCTGGTTAGGACTCATTGCCTGTCCGGTGCTGTGGGTAATATTTGCCTTTAGTGCCCTCTTCTCCTTCAGAGTGAAGTGGTTG GCGGTGGTTATCATGGGTGTGGTGCTGCAAGGGGCCAACCTGTATGGCTATGTCAGGTGCAAAGTGGGCAGCAGGAGGAATTTAACCAGTATGGCTACATCGTACCTGGGAAAGCAGTTCCTAAGACAA ACCACTGGAGACGATCAGACCTCTTGA